Proteins from a genomic interval of Zingiber officinale cultivar Zhangliang chromosome 1B, Zo_v1.1, whole genome shotgun sequence:
- the LOC122031730 gene encoding probable NOT transcription complex subunit VIP2 encodes MGVVPSGGVQQPGGSIPSGRFSSNNLLVALSQMPHGSGVTNRGGINVVGNHAFSSSNINGVTGSITGIFSSSAYGNRSSVPGLGVSPVLSNVGPRLTSSVGNIVSSGNMGRSISSGGLSVPGLAS; translated from the exons ATGGGTGTTGTACCATCAGGTGGTGTTCAGCAACCAGGAGGAAGCATTCCTAGTGGACGGTTCTCATCAAACAATCTTTTGGTTGCATTATCTCAG ATGCCTCATGGCTCTGGTGTCACAAATAGAGGGGGTATTAATGTTGTTGGAAATCATGCTTTTAGTAGTAGTAATATTAATGGAGTCACTGGGTCAATAACTGGTATTTTCTCAAGTTCAGCTTATGGGAATCGTAGTTCTGTTCCTGGTTTGGGAGTTTCTCCAGTATTGAGTAATGTAGGGCCAAGACTTACAAGCTCTGTAGGCAACATTGTAAGCAGTGGTAACATGGGAAGAAGCATCAGTTCTGGAGGATTATCTGTGCCCGGTTTAGCTTCATAG